The window ctgtaaagttgttttgtgaaaatgtctgttgttaaaagcactatacaaataaacattGAATTGAATGCAATAAAATTTTAATAGAGGGAAAATGTAATCATGTTTACAATAAGAGTAACAAAATAGCACCaagagtgttttatataaacagtaaaaccACAGTAAATCAAAGCTTTAAAATTCACACAGTACCATGCGTCATAAAAATGGTGTTTTACAGTACTTGAGAAGGCGGTGTGACCGTCTTTGAAACTTGAATTTGTAATTTCATGTCAGAGGAGACAACTACTCCACAAATACCAGTAAATACCACCAGCAGTCACATGATTGTATCAGTATAATCCTTTAGAACTACACCTCGAGGGATTATGGTGGTGTCTTTGctttgattaaaaatattttaatgatttcaCCTATGCTACTTGCCCTATTACACTTATCTTTTTAATATAACGGGGAGATTCGTAATCCTTACTGTTTCCATGCTGACCTACAATATGTAAATGGCTTCCAGGTAAAGAAAAGTGTGCAAATATTTTGCAcaagaaaaaaagttaaacatttATCCAAATCAAACTACATCCTGTCCTGTCATAAAATCAAGTATCAGTCCCTGATATCACATGAGACAAACAATTGCATCAGTGCTTATACACTaagcaaaagcaaaaatgttttgGACACAGAATATAAAAAAGAACAAGCTCAGTTCCATAGATATACTACTTCCTAAAATGTCTACTTCAAAttcatggcaaaaaaaataaaaaaaaaataattcgaATGCATCTCTTCTTAGATGAAGAGTGTTTCGTGATAAGAGTCTTCAGTTGAAGAACTGAGGTACAGTTTATAGTTATTGAGAGCAGCAGGTGACTTGTGCGAGTCGCTGAAGTAGCCGTTTCTGCTTCGAATCATACTCATCATCCTGTTCTGCTGAGTGACTTATGCACACAGCAACCATAATGGTCTTATTACCTAATGTAACAAACAAATCAGCAAGCAGAAAAGTCAGTGCACGTATTGAGATTGCTCCTGAACTGGGAGAAGCTGGTGAGAGGCACTGCACGAGGGCTGTGGATGAACACAGGAGGAGAGTCCCTTTACTGAGATGAGTGTCCCACTCATACGGCCTCCGCCTGCACTTGTGACGAGCTGCCAATCTCGGGAATCTGATCAGCGAAGGAGTTGGTCATCCACTGGCCATCCGGAAGCTGGCTCACTGCATTTGGACTCCTAGGCTCCTTCTCTGCTGCTTCTAGAAGTGTAGACAGAAATCAATAATGAGCCGTACATTGCTATGCCTTTTGGCACTCCAGAAGTACCAACgttgctaacaagaaaatcagtgcaggcagagagagagaaaaataaaacagaattttaccacaaaaacccCAGAGTGGACAGGTTCCATGCTAACAGCATAAATGATCCTTTGTGTGTATTGGTTgaactcatttattcattatatgctttatcctggttggTGTGATAGGTGATCCAGAGCCTATACTCAACagtgggtgtgaggcaggaaaaATGAGCTGAATATGACgccaacccaacacacacacacacacacttattgaCCATTTAGGACAGTGGGAGGGAACTGGAGAATCCAGTGGTAACCCAAAAGAATACtgggagaacatgagaaactcAGACCATGGGTGCTTCTCAtatcttatttgtgcatcctcatttcctttcctcgcATCTTAACTCCACCCCCTTTGGATGTGAGagaaggatgcaaggatgagatgtGAGGAGAAACGAATCGAAGCAAGTCAAATGGAATATCCTTGCTCTCTCAAGAGTCACTTCAAAGCCACATCAATTAGTGATGACTGTGCTCAGCTGAATGACTTCACTGCACTTCAGGGATCTGCCGTTCCATCACATTatcaaaggactttttgtttgagattgtggaagatgtaaaggaggaggagaattTAAACGTGCGTCAGGTTTTTCGACAAGAAACACTTCCGCACAGGATACACCCGTGTATCCTCGCTCctagctcctctggaagcttcctcaaTCCTCGTTCCATGCGGTGCAATTAGAGAATTGATAGGTCCTTcaagatggaggatggaggagcgaggaaacgatttgagtattgagaagcacTGAGTAACTGATTGAACTGAGGAAGCTTGTCATGCTACCTGCTGCAGCCCCATGCCACCCTATAGACCAGTAAATATCTATCCATTCCATACTTGCATACTCCCctactacacagggtcacggggagcctgaagcctatcccagggcactcTGAGCACAAGGCgggacacaccctggatggggtgccaacccatagcaGCGTGCAATCTCACACATTCAcccactacagacaatttggaaatgaaatcagcctacaatgcacatctttggactgggggaggaaaccagagtacttggaggaacccctgaagcacggggagaacaagcTCTGCatacacagggcggaggcagaatctgaatatatttttttaaagaaaattagtAAGCAACAGTAAGAcagaaaaaacagcaaaaaaacaaaacaaaaaaacacacagttttCAGGTGTCTCCCATATCGCAATGCAATATGGgataaatgttaaaatgataaatgcTATGCTTAAACCTTACATGTTACCACCACTGTGAGTCATTTACTATCACTCTAGTAACAAAGATTTAGCCATTCCTTGAAGGCTGTGGTTCAGTAGATTCATTATGAATAGTCATCCATCTTCATTTAGCAGAAATAGTTATTAACCTGCTTCTCCAGAAGCGAAGGCACAGTGGCCATTGCCTTCCTCATTTCCAGGTTCCCCATATGCCCCTCCATACGCCGCCTCATAGCCAGGATCGTACTGCTCCTCCTTAATGGCCATTCTCTTAGCATCCTCtgtgaaaacacagaaaacagggtttatataatattgtggaacattaGATAACTTTATCCATCACatgctttatatttatacaaCATATTTTGGAAGACATGCACTAAGATTCCAGTGTCAAGAACCTTTAAAACCTGTGTCCTTACCTTTAGCCAAGCCAAGATCAAAGGTGTAATTGACTTCCTCTACTTCCCTGGGTTTGGCCACTCCCTTCAATTCATCTCGGAGTTCTCTGAGCTTGATGTAGAAGTGCACTTTGTCCTGAGCACGAGGAAACTGAGCACAGCGAGCACTTGACGAGGGCATCAGATACAGCGCCTAAAGACCCAGAGAGGCGTATAGCTGTTACTCTTACACTGATGAACTTAAGCATACGAAAATTAACTTGATTACATTTCTAGGCTAGAGATGGCTACTAGTGTCCTACCGTCTCAGAGTCAGGAATCCTGTGTGGCTGCAAGCCAAATTCCAGAGTTTTGGGCTTTTTCCCAAATATCTCTCTACAGAACATTTCATATATACCTTCAGCAAAAAGACGTTAATGTTAGAAATGACATTGCTCCATGTGACATATACTTGTCAAGCAATTCATACAGTCCTTACATACTTACATTTCCCATTGAAAACTGCTATGAGAGGTTTGAACTTTTTAATCTTCTCCACTAAAATTTTGCCACCTTCTCGAAGCTCTTTGCTGCATCAGAAAGGAAAACCGTAGTTGAAAGAGACCATAATAAACCaggttttaaataatttaattaaattaatgaatCGGTTTACAAAGTAATTTGATAACAAGCAATagttttaacatgtttacatgcacTTGAGTGCATGGAAAATTCCAGGTCTATAGTCCCTTGGAATATGACAATGATCCCTCAGAAGACCAAGCAAAAATTTGTACTTTGAGCCATGGTATTATTTTAACCGTATCGGTTGGCAATATTTCAGAaatacaaaaaagttgggacagaatggaaaatgctgatcaaaacaaagaggagtgatttgtaaaggtactttgacttgtatttaaacaaaaaacataagacaaggtatttgatgttttacctaatcaactgcatagtttttcgaagataaacatttattttgaaattgatgtaagcaacacgttccaaaaaagttgggacaggggaatTTAGGAtcaatagcgatgtgacaagttgaaataagaaggtgatgtgaaacaggtgaggcaatggtctaatcatagtatataaggagcctccaaaaaaggcctagtccttcaagagcaaggatgggtcgaggctcgccaatctgccaacagatgcgtcagcgaataatccaacattttgagaacaacattccccaaacaCATatcggtaggatttggggcatttcaccttctacagtgcacaacataattaaaagattcaaggaatccggtcaaaccTGCATATCtttgagggcaccattaatgcagaaagatatgtacatattttggagcaacatatgctgccatccagagcaggacaacaccaaaacatattctgcctggattacaagcgcatggttgtagagtgcgggtgctagcatggcctgcctgcagtcctgacctgtctccgttTGAGAATGTGTgacgcattatgaagtgcaatataaggcaacaaaggccccgTACaattgtgcagctgaagaaatgcataatggatgaatgggggaaaattccacatgctaaacttaaccaactggtgtcttcagtgccaaaatgcttaagtgttattaaaagaaaaggtgatgttgtaaacagtcaactgtcccaacttttttggagtatGTTGCAGTCATGAGATTTGAAATAAGTgaatattttcataaataaatttaattcaaagtaaaacatcaaataatgtgttttcagtatagcacagggtgaattgaattttcagttgaattactttttttcttttttacattttccatactgtcccaacttttttggaattggggttgcataTCATATCACTAATCTCAAGCACTCGTACAATACACAATATGAATCACAATACAGAATTTTGCTCACAAACTGCCAGCAAtacaatttatataaataatacaattgtTTATTGGCaataaatttctttttaaatataaatacattttaaagaaacatttaaaaaaataatttaacaccTGAAAAGGAGAACTTTCACATATTACGAATTAAAAATTATCCACAAATTTTTTGCATCACATGATCTGCTTCCAATCAGttattgttaattattattttgaataaaaagaTATCACGAGCTCAGAAAAGCATATCGTATCATAATTTATCAAGATATAGATATCGTCATAATCGCCCAGTCCTATTTAACAGTCCCTCTCCTATCATTTTTATGCCAAAATTTATTCCCCTTCAtgccattttattatattatattagtattAGAAATTAATAATCCAATAGGCTTCTATTGTTTCTGACGGATATAGCAAACAGTgatgttcttttatttatatacacaaacatgtaaGCTATACATTTCCTTGAATGTATTTGTCCTTACTCATGCTTGCTCTTAAATAATAAaggggaaaaatgtattcattttggAATGAGGCTTTTAATATGTGTTCTTAGACCAAGCAAAGACCCTCCTCTACTACTAACAAAGACCCGATCTAGCAGGATACACGTGTGCAGATGGAGTTAACAATGGGTATCAAATTAAGCGTATAGCTACATGGATTAACCCAGCTGAAAATGTTGGATAATGATTGTGTTAATTGTGTGCAATCACACTCAAGCAGCAGTCATACCTTGAAAGATCTTTGCTTCCCGGTGTTGCTCTTGCCACCATGTTAGTGAAGCCAATGCCGTATTTCTCAGGGAGAGTCTCATCATGCATGTGGTTCAGCAGCTGTTCAGTAAATCCAGACAGGAAAAGGCACTTCCCTTGAGGAAAGCAGAAGAGCAGATCAACAAAATGATGAGTGAGCAATGAATATCAACTACATAACAACATacctacataaataaaaaaaaatctattggCCAAAATAATTAacgattttaattttaatattaattaatactgCATGAAACTTACAA is drawn from Ictalurus furcatus strain D&B chromosome 8, Billie_1.0, whole genome shotgun sequence and contains these coding sequences:
- the tdg.1 gene encoding thymine DNA glycosylase, tandem duplicate 1 isoform X2, with the protein product MANRNVAHFMEGHGEEPGMMEMPAQEPPAAPPEPGAPQKAPTKGKRGRPASKEPKAKPGPKPKKAKAVKAGQPAEGTQEKIDESFKKVKRKIDRFKGMSEEEVLKKTLPDILTYNLDYVIIGINPGLMAAYIGRWFPGPGNHFWKCLFLSGFTEQLLNHMHDETLPEKYGIGFTNMVARATPGSKDLSSKELREGGKILVEKIKKFKPLIAVFNGKCIYEMFCREIFGKKPKTLEFGLQPHRIPDSETALYLMPSSSARCAQFPRAQDKVHFYIKLRELRDELKGVAKPREVEEVNYTFDLGLAKEDAKRMAIKEEQYDPGYEAAYGGAYGEPGNEEGNGHCAFASGEAEAAEKEPRSPNAVSQLPDGQWMTNSFADQIPEIGSSSQVQAEAV
- the tdg.1 gene encoding thymine DNA glycosylase, tandem duplicate 1 isoform X1 — translated: MDERSYGSLPHVPSDYVQHWVQSAQQHLQALHAQYSHMANRNVAHFMEGHGEEPGMMEMPAQEPPAAPPEPGAPQKAPTKGKRGRPASKEPKAKPGPKPKKAKAVKAGQPAEGTQEKIDESFKKVKRKIDRFKGMSEEEVLKKTLPDILTYNLDYVIIGINPGLMAAYIGRWFPGPGNHFWKCLFLSGFTEQLLNHMHDETLPEKYGIGFTNMVARATPGSKDLSSKELREGGKILVEKIKKFKPLIAVFNGKCIYEMFCREIFGKKPKTLEFGLQPHRIPDSETALYLMPSSSARCAQFPRAQDKVHFYIKLRELRDELKGVAKPREVEEVNYTFDLGLAKEDAKRMAIKEEQYDPGYEAAYGGAYGEPGNEEGNGHCAFASGEAEAAEKEPRSPNAVSQLPDGQWMTNSFADQIPEIGSSSQVQAEAV